The nucleotide sequence TAGCCATATAATCTTTGTGTTGCAATTGCCATTTGGTAAGTGTGTGTTTTTCTAACAAATGATGTGCTTTAATAATTATAGTTGCCGCTGCAGCTTCAAAACCCACTCTTCCTTTAATTCCAACGATAGTGTCTCCAACATGGATATCTCTACCAATAGCATAACTTGAAGCCAATTCATTTAGCGCTTCAATATTTTTATAAACTTCATTTTTAATTCCATTAATTGCAGTGAGTTCTCCTTTCTTAAAAGTGAGTTTTATTTTTTCATCTTCCTCTTTAACTAATTGAGATGGATAAGCGTTTTCTGGTAATGGTTTATGAGATGTTAAAGTTTCCTCTCCACCTACACTAGTTCCCCAAAGGCCTTTATTAATAGAGTATTTTGCTTTTTGCCAAGACATATCAATATTATTTTCTATTAAAAAATTAATTTCTTCTTGTCTTGATAATTTTTGATCTCTAATAGGGGTAATAATCTCTATTTCTGGCGCTAAGGTTTGAAAGATTAAATCAAACCGAACTTGATCATTACCTGCTCCAGTACTACCATGAGCAATATATTTAGCGTTAATACTCTTAGCATATTCAATAATTTCAATAGCTTGTATAATACGTTCTGCACTTACAGATAAGGGATAAGTGTTATTTTTTAGCACATTTCCATAAATAAGATACTTTACTACATCATTATAATATCTCGGAATAGCATTAATATTTTTATAGGT is from Flavobacteriaceae bacterium and encodes:
- a CDS encoding argininosuccinate synthase produces the protein MKNSKKIVLAYSGGLDTSYCAVHLSKDKGFEVHAISVNTGGFTLKEIRSIEEKAYVMGVKTYKNINAIPRYYNDVVKYLIYGNVLKNNTYPLSVSAERIIQAIEIIEYAKSINAKYIAHGSTGAGNDQVRFDLIFQTLAPEIEIITPIRDQKLSRQEEINFLIENNIDMSWQKAKYSINKGLWGTSVGGEETLTSHKPLPENAYPSQLVKEEDEKIKLTFKKGELTAINGIKNEVYKNIEALNELASSYAIGRDIHVGDTIVGIKGRVGFEAAAATIIIKAHHLLEKHTLTKWQLQHKDYMANWYGTHLHEGLYLDPMMRNIEAFLKSSQKQVSGDVFITLKPYHFTLDGINSEHDLMNAKFGSYGEENKGWTADEAKGFIKIYGNQSKIYQNVNTL